The Streptococcus mitis genome has a segment encoding these proteins:
- a CDS encoding ABC transporter substrate-binding protein: protein MKSKKWIFVLCSFLASFFLVACQSGSNESQSAVEAIKQKGKLVVATSPDYAPFEFQSLVDGKNQVVGADIDMAQAIADELGVKLEISSMSFDNVLTSLQTGKADLAVAGISATDERKEVFDFSIPYYENKISFLVRKADVEKYKDLTSLESANIAAQKGTVPESMVKEQLPKAQLTSLTNMGEAVNELQVGKVDAVHMDEPVALSYAAKNADLAVATVSLKMKDGEANAVALRKNSADLKEVVDKVIQKLKDEGTYQSYLEKAATLTEVEQ, encoded by the coding sequence ATGAAATCAAAAAAATGGATATTTGTTTTATGTAGTTTTCTTGCAAGTTTCTTCTTAGTAGCTTGTCAGTCGGGTTCTAATGAGTCTCAGTCAGCTGTTGAGGCCATTAAGCAAAAGGGGAAATTAGTTGTGGCGACTAGTCCTGACTATGCACCTTTTGAATTTCAGTCTTTAGTTGACGGGAAAAATCAGGTAGTCGGTGCGGATATTGACATGGCCCAAGCTATCGCAGATGAACTTGGGGTGAAGTTGGAAATTTCAAGCATGAGTTTTGACAATGTCTTGACCAGTCTTCAAACTGGGAAGGCTGACCTAGCGGTTGCAGGAATTAGCGCTACTGATGAGAGAAAAGAAGTCTTTGATTTTTCAATCCCTTACTATGAAAACAAGATTAGTTTCTTGGTTCGTAAGGCTGATGTAGAAAAATACAAGGATTTAACTAGCCTAGAAAGTGCCAATATTGCGGCCCAAAAAGGGACTGTTCCAGAATCAATGGTCAAGGAACAATTGCCAAAAGCGCAATTAACTTCCCTAACCAATATGGGTGAAGCTGTTAATGAATTACAGGTTGGAAAAGTAGATGCCGTTCATATGGATGAGCCTGTTGCTCTTAGCTATGCTGCTAAAAATGCCGACCTAGCTGTCGCAACTGTCAGCTTGAAGATGAAGGACGGCGAAGCCAACGCAGTTGCCCTTAGAAAAAATAGTGCTGATTTGAAAGAAGTGGTGGACAAGGTCATCCAAAAACTCAAGGATGAAGGAACTTACCAAAGCTATCTTGAAAAAGCGGCAACCCTAACAGAAGTTGAACAATAA
- a CDS encoding PLP-dependent aminotransferase family protein — protein sequence MKKQSKYQEVVSYLKNGIESGRFPTGSRLPSIRQLSLDFHCSKDTIQRALLELRHEQYLYAKPQSGYYVLEQGQHQDLEIEVTDEHASAYDDFRLCINETLIGRENYLFNYYDNQEGLEDLRQSIHKLLFDQALYCKADQLVLTSGTQQALFILSQISFPSQAKEILVEQPTYHRMNRLLIAQGLDYQTIERGIDGIDLEELEGHFKTGQIKFFYTIPRFHYPLGHSYSEQDKRAILDLAAKYGVYIVEDDYLGDLDSKKGQTFHYLDTEERVIYIKSFSTSLFPALRITALILPNAIKEAFVAYKNILDYDSNLIMQKALSLYIDSQLFEKNRLARLSNQEAYQKQIEERLAKTPCPLPYFPLHDGLLLDLRHYPKIASLKHSQLGLDFFEEAYLDACPYQFAKVSLDNLEKVLNYLKAELE from the coding sequence ATGAAGAAACAAAGCAAGTACCAAGAGGTTGTTTCCTATCTGAAAAACGGTATCGAGTCTGGACGTTTTCCAACGGGAAGTCGCCTGCCTTCTATCCGTCAACTGAGCCTTGACTTTCACTGTAGCAAGGACACCATTCAACGAGCCCTGCTGGAATTACGGCACGAACAATACCTCTATGCCAAGCCCCAGAGTGGTTACTATGTCCTAGAACAAGGGCAACACCAGGATCTAGAAATTGAAGTCACTGACGAACATGCCAGTGCCTATGACGATTTCCGACTCTGTATCAATGAAACCTTGATTGGTCGGGAAAACTACCTCTTCAACTACTATGACAACCAAGAAGGATTAGAAGACTTAAGACAATCCATTCATAAACTCCTCTTTGACCAAGCTCTCTACTGCAAGGCAGACCAGTTGGTATTGACTTCTGGAACCCAGCAAGCCTTGTTTATCCTTTCTCAAATTTCCTTTCCTAGCCAAGCCAAGGAAATCTTGGTGGAACAGCCGACCTACCATCGGATGAATCGCCTCTTGATTGCTCAAGGTCTGGACTATCAAACGATTGAACGAGGCATTGATGGAATTGACTTGGAGGAACTGGAAGGCCACTTCAAAACAGGACAAATTAAGTTTTTCTATACCATTCCTCGTTTTCACTATCCTCTGGGACATTCCTATTCAGAGCAGGACAAACGGGCTATTCTTGACTTAGCTGCCAAGTACGGTGTCTATATCGTAGAGGACGACTATCTGGGGGATTTGGACTCCAAGAAGGGCCAGACCTTCCACTATCTGGATACAGAGGAGCGGGTCATTTACATCAAGTCCTTCTCAACCAGCCTCTTTCCAGCCTTGCGGATAACAGCACTCATCCTTCCAAATGCTATCAAGGAAGCCTTTGTGGCCTACAAAAATATCCTAGACTACGACAGCAACCTCATTATGCAAAAGGCCCTGTCACTCTATATTGACAGTCAATTATTTGAAAAAAATCGTCTGGCTCGCTTATCCAATCAGGAAGCTTACCAAAAACAAATCGAGGAAAGACTAGCTAAAACTCCTTGTCCCCTTCCTTACTTTCCCCTACACGATGGTTTATTACTAGACCTAAGACATTATCCTAAAATTGCTAGTCTCAAACACAGCCAACTGGGCTTAGACTTCTTTGAAGAGGCATACTTGGATGCCTGCCCTTATCAATTTGCTAAGGTGTCCTTAGACAATCTGGAAAAGGTTTTAAACTATTTAAAAGCAGAATTGGAATGA
- the budA gene encoding acetolactate decarboxylase codes for MDKNVQEPVKLFQYNTLGALMAGLYGGTMTVGELLEHGDLGLGTLDSIDGELIVLDGKAYQAKGSGEQPEIVEVSPDALIPYAAVVPHQAEVIFRQRFEMTDKELEERIESYYDGENLFRSIKIRGEFSHMHVRMIPKSTPDTKFADVATHQPEYSRDNVAGTIVGFWTPEIFHGVSVAGYHLHFISDDLTFGGHVMDFVIKEGIIEVGAVDQLDQRFPVQDRQYLFAKFNVDEMKKDIEKAE; via the coding sequence ATGGATAAGAACGTGCAGGAACCAGTGAAATTATTTCAATACAATACCCTTGGAGCCTTGATGGCAGGCCTTTATGGTGGTACCATGACAGTAGGAGAATTGCTAGAGCATGGTGACCTTGGTTTGGGAACCTTGGATTCCATTGATGGGGAATTGATTGTCTTAGATGGCAAGGCTTATCAGGCCAAAGGATCAGGAGAGCAACCGGAAATTGTAGAAGTGTCACCAGATGCCCTTATTCCTTACGCAGCAGTGGTACCGCATCAGGCAGAGGTCATTTTCCGCCAGCGCTTTGAGATGACAGACAAGGAATTGGAAGAACGAATTGAGTCTTATTATGATGGGGAAAATCTTTTCCGCTCAATCAAGATTCGTGGGGAGTTTTCGCATATGCATGTGCGCATGATTCCCAAGTCGACACCAGATACCAAGTTTGCTGATGTCGCAACCCATCAACCTGAGTATAGTCGTGACAATGTGGCGGGAACTATCGTTGGTTTCTGGACGCCAGAGATTTTCCATGGAGTCAGTGTGGCAGGCTACCATCTGCACTTCATTTCAGATGATTTGACCTTCGGTGGTCATGTCATGGACTTTGTCATCAAGGAAGGGATTATTGAGGTGGGAGCTGTTGACCAATTGGATCAACGTTTCCCAGTCCAAGACCGTCAATACTTGTTTGCTAAGTTCAATGTTGACGAGATGAAAAAAGATATTGAAAAGGCGGAATAG
- a CDS encoding YhfC family intramembrane metalloprotease: MTIHIIITMVLLLAFLLGSIWYAKKKYQINLAVLGLGAVAFFVSSQILEKLVHILVLHPQKDGSIALMQDHPLVYIIYGLAMAAFFEETARLIFFKWLEKKRSLEKADALAYGLGHGGLELIFLGLTSLINLYIVLSAVQTQNPQVMQLLSENMLKTIQSLSAWQIYLLGFERILALGFQLLLTVWVYQAVRQKKWIYLLAAYGLHAFFDLAPSLAQVGWLTNPVLVEVVLALELVLLAYGTKAIFCKKS; the protein is encoded by the coding sequence ATGACCATTCATATTATCATTACCATGGTGCTGTTGCTGGCTTTCTTGCTAGGAAGTATTTGGTATGCCAAAAAGAAATACCAGATTAATCTAGCTGTCTTGGGCTTGGGGGCTGTTGCTTTCTTTGTCTCTTCACAGATTTTAGAAAAACTGGTGCATATCTTGGTTTTACATCCTCAAAAAGACGGTAGTATTGCCCTCATGCAAGACCATCCGCTTGTCTATATCATCTATGGCCTAGCTATGGCAGCATTTTTTGAGGAAACTGCTCGTCTTATTTTCTTCAAATGGTTGGAGAAAAAGAGAAGTTTGGAAAAGGCAGATGCCTTGGCTTATGGCTTAGGGCATGGTGGCTTGGAGTTGATTTTCCTAGGTCTTACTAGTTTGATTAATCTCTACATCGTTCTCTCAGCAGTTCAAACTCAGAATCCACAGGTCATGCAATTGCTGTCTGAAAATATGTTGAAAACTATTCAGTCGCTATCAGCCTGGCAGATTTATTTGCTTGGTTTTGAGAGAATCTTGGCGCTAGGTTTCCAATTACTCTTGACTGTTTGGGTTTACCAAGCTGTTCGCCAGAAGAAATGGATTTATCTCCTAGCAGCCTATGGACTACATGCCTTCTTTGACCTAGCTCCATCTCTAGCCCAAGTTGGCTGGCTGACAAATCCAGTCTTGGTTGAAGTTGTCCTAGCACTAGAGCTCGTTCTGCTTGCCTATGGAACAAAGGCTATCTTTTGCAAAAAATCATAA
- the murB gene encoding UDP-N-acetylmuramate dehydrogenase, producing the protein MSVKEKMIEILEGIDIRFKEPLHAYSYTKVGGEADYLVFPRNRFELARVVKFANQESIPWMVLGNASNIIVRDGGIRGFVILCDKLNNVSVDGYTIEAEAGANLIETTRIALRHSLTGFEFACGIPGSVGGAVFMNAGAYGGEIAHILQSCKVLTKDGEIETLSVKDLAFGYRHSAIQESGAVVLSAKFALAPGSHQVIKQEMDRLTHLRELKQPLEYPSCGSVFKRPVGHFAGQLISEAGLKGYRIGGVEVSEKHAGFMINVADGTAQDYEDLIESVIEKVKEHSGVTLEREVRILGESK; encoded by the coding sequence ATGTCAGTAAAAGAAAAAATGATTGAAATCTTAGAAGGGATTGATATCCGTTTCAAGGAACCCTTGCATGCTTATAGTTATACAAAAGTAGGTGGAGAGGCCGATTATTTGGTCTTTCCACGAAATCGTTTTGAGTTGGCTCGCGTTGTCAAATTTGCCAATCAAGAAAGTATTCCTTGGATGGTTCTTGGAAATGCCAGCAACATCATCGTTCGTGATGGTGGAATTCGTGGATTTGTCATCTTGTGTGACAAGCTCAATAATGTTTCCGTTGATGGCTATACCATTGAAGCTGAAGCTGGTGCTAACTTGATTGAAACAACTCGCATTGCGCTTCGTCATAGTTTGACTGGTTTTGAGTTTGCTTGTGGCATTCCAGGAAGCGTTGGCGGTGCTGTCTTTATGAATGCCGGTGCCTATGGTGGCGAGATTGCCCACATCTTGCAGTCTTGTAAGGTCTTGACCAAGGATGGAGAAATCGAGACCCTGTCTGTCAAGGACTTGGCTTTTGGTTACCGTCACTCAGCCATTCAAGAGTCTGGTGCAGTTGTCTTGTCAGCTAAATTTGCCCTTGCTCCAGGAAGCCATCAGGTTATCAAGCAAGAAATGGATCGCTTGACGCATCTACGTGAACTCAAGCAACCTTTAGAATACCCATCTTGTGGTTCGGTCTTTAAGCGTCCAGTAGGGCATTTTGCAGGTCAGTTAATTTCTGAAGCTGGCTTGAAAGGCTATCGTATTGGTGGAGTAGAAGTCTCAGAAAAGCACGCAGGTTTTATGATCAATGTTGCAGATGGAACGGCCCAAGACTACGAAGACTTGATTGAGTCTGTGATTGAAAAAGTCAAGGAACACTCTGGCGTTACTCTTGAGAGAGAAGTTCGTATCTTGGGTGAAAGCAAGTAG
- a CDS encoding ABC transporter ATP-binding protein: MKKPIIEFKNVSKVFEDSNIKVLKDINFELEEGKFYTLLGASGSGKSTILNIIAGLLDATTGDILLDGVRINDIPTNKRDVHTVFQSYALFPHMNVFENVAFPLRLRKIDKKEIEQRVAEVLKMVQLEGYEKRSIRKLSGGQRQRVAIARAIINQPRVVLLDEPLSALDLKLRTDMQYELRELQQRLGITFVFVTHDQEEALAMSDWIFVMNDGEIVQSGTPVDIYDEPINHFVATFIGESNILPGTMIEDYLVEFNGKRFEAVDGGMKPNEPVEVVVRPEDLRITLPEEGKLQVKVDTQLFRGVHYEIIAYDELGNEWMIHSTRKAIVGEEIGLDFEPEDIHIMRLNETEEEFDARIEEYVEIEEQEAGLINAIEEERDEENKL, from the coding sequence TTGAAAAAACCAATTATTGAATTCAAAAACGTCTCTAAAGTTTTTGAAGACAGCAACATCAAGGTTCTCAAAGACATCAACTTTGAGTTGGAAGAGGGGAAATTCTATACCCTTCTAGGCGCATCTGGTTCAGGAAAATCAACCATCCTAAACATTATTGCAGGTTTACTGGATGCGACGACAGGAGATATTTTGCTGGATGGTGTCCGTATCAATGACATCCCAACCAACAAGCGAGACGTCCATACGGTCTTCCAATCCTATGCCTTGTTTCCACATATGAATGTGTTTGAAAATGTTGCTTTTCCACTTCGCTTGCGTAAGATCGACAAGAAAGAAATTGAGCAACGCGTAGCGGAAGTTCTCAAGATGGTTCAGTTGGAAGGTTACGAAAAACGTTCCATTCGTAAACTCTCTGGAGGACAACGTCAGCGTGTGGCTATTGCCCGTGCCATTATCAACCAACCCCGTGTGGTTTTGTTGGACGAGCCTTTGTCAGCGTTGGACTTAAAATTACGAACAGATATGCAGTACGAACTGCGTGAACTGCAACAACGATTGGGCATTACCTTTGTCTTTGTCACTCACGATCAGGAAGAAGCCCTGGCTATGAGTGACTGGATTTTCGTTATGAATGATGGCGAGATTGTCCAGTCTGGAACACCTGTGGATATCTACGATGAGCCGATCAATCACTTTGTTGCCACCTTTATCGGTGAGTCAAATATCTTGCCAGGAACCATGATTGAGGACTACTTGGTTGAGTTTAACGGCAAACGCTTTGAAGCGGTCGATGGTGGGATGAAGCCAAATGAACCTGTTGAAGTCGTGGTTCGTCCAGAGGACTTGCGCATTACCCTTCCTGAAGAAGGCAAGCTCCAAGTTAAGGTGGATACCCAGCTCTTCCGTGGAGTTCACTATGAAATTATCGCCTATGACGAACTTGGAAATGAATGGATGATCCACTCGACTCGCAAGGCCATCGTGGGTGAGGAAATCGGTCTGGACTTTGAGCCAGAAGATATCCATATCATGCGTCTCAACGAAACCGAAGAAGAGTTCGATGCTCGTATCGAAGAATACGTGGAAATCGAAGAGCAAGAAGCAGGTCTGATCAATGCAATCGAGGAGGAAAGAGATGAAGAAAACAAGCTCTAA
- a CDS encoding ABC transporter permease: MKKTSSKLFVVPYMLWIALFVLAPLVLIFGQSFFNIEGQFSLENYKSYFASQNLTYLKMSFNSVLYAGIVTFVTLLISYPTALFLTRLKHRQLWLMLIILPTWINLLLKAYAFIGIFGQNGSINQFLEFIGIGSQQLLFTDFSFIFVASYIELPFMILPIFNVLDDMDNNLINASYDLGATKWETFRHVIFPLSMNGVRSGVQSVFIPSLSLFMLTRLIGGNRVITLGTAIEQNFLTNDNYGMGSTIGVILILTMFITMWVTKERRER, translated from the coding sequence ATGAAGAAAACAAGCTCTAAACTCTTTGTAGTGCCCTACATGCTCTGGATTGCCCTCTTTGTCCTAGCACCCTTGGTCTTGATTTTCGGACAATCTTTTTTCAACATTGAAGGCCAGTTTAGCTTAGAAAACTATAAATCTTACTTTGCATCACAAAACTTGACCTACCTCAAAATGAGCTTTAACTCTGTGCTTTATGCAGGAATTGTGACCTTTGTAACCCTGCTTATCAGCTATCCGACAGCCCTCTTTTTGACCCGTCTCAAGCACCGTCAACTCTGGCTTATGCTGATTATCCTGCCAACTTGGATCAATTTGCTCCTCAAGGCATATGCCTTTATTGGGATTTTTGGTCAAAATGGCTCTATTAATCAATTCTTGGAATTTATCGGAATCGGTTCACAGCAGTTGCTCTTTACCGATTTCTCCTTTATCTTTGTCGCAAGCTACATCGAGCTTCCCTTTATGATTTTGCCGATTTTCAATGTCTTGGACGATATGGATAACAATCTCATCAATGCCAGCTATGACCTCGGTGCGACCAAGTGGGAGACCTTCCGTCATGTCATCTTCCCTCTATCGATGAACGGAGTGAGAAGTGGGGTCCAATCGGTCTTTATCCCAAGTTTGAGTCTCTTCATGCTGACCCGTTTGATTGGTGGGAATCGCGTTATCACCTTGGGGACAGCCATTGAGCAGAACTTCCTGACCAATGACAACTACGGTATGGGTTCTACCATCGGTGTGATTCTCATCCTGACCATGTTCATCACCATGTGGGTGACCAAGGAAAGGAGAGAACGATGA
- a CDS encoding ABC transporter permease: MKRFANLYLGLVFLVLYLPIFYLIGYAFNAGNDMNSFTGFSLSHFKTMFGDGRLMLIVTQTFFLAFLSALIATIIGTFGAIYIYQSRKKYQEAFLSLNNILMVAPDVMIGASFLILFTQLKFSLGFLTVLSSHVAFSIPIVVLMVLPRLKEMNGDMIHAAYDLGASQFQMFKEIMLPYLTPSIIAGYFMAFTYSLDDFAVTFFVTGNGFSTLSVEIYSRARKGISLEINALSALVFLFSIILVVGYYFISREKEEQA, translated from the coding sequence ATGAAAAGATTTGCCAACCTTTATCTGGGACTGGTTTTTCTTGTCCTCTACCTGCCGATTTTTTACTTGATTGGCTATGCTTTTAATGCAGGTAACGACATGAATAGTTTTACAGGCTTTAGCCTGAGCCATTTTAAAACCATGTTTGGCGATGGTCGTCTCATGTTGATTGTGACTCAGACCTTTTTCTTGGCCTTCCTGTCAGCCTTGATTGCGACCATTATCGGGACTTTTGGTGCCATTTATATTTACCAATCTCGTAAGAAATACCAAGAAGCCTTTCTTTCACTCAATAATATCCTTATGGTTGCGCCTGACGTTATGATTGGTGCCAGCTTCTTGATTCTCTTTACCCAACTCAAGTTTTCACTTGGCTTTTTGACCGTTCTATCTAGTCACGTGGCCTTCTCGATTCCTATCGTGGTCTTGATGGTCTTGCCTCGACTCAAGGAAATGAACGGTGACATGATTCATGCGGCCTATGACCTTGGTGCCAGTCAATTTCAGATGTTCAAGGAAATCATGCTTCCTTACCTGACACCGTCTATCATTGCAGGTTACTTCATGGCCTTCACCTATTCGCTAGATGACTTTGCCGTGACCTTCTTCGTAACGGGAAATGGCTTTTCAACCCTGTCAGTCGAGATTTATTCTCGTGCTCGTAAGGGGATTTCGCTAGAAATCAATGCCCTGTCTGCCCTTGTATTTCTCTTTAGTATTATCCTAGTTGTTGGATATTACTTTATCTCACGTGAGAAGGAGGAGCAAGCATGA
- a CDS encoding ABC transporter substrate-binding protein, giving the protein MKKLYSFLAGIVAIILVLWGIATHLDSKINSRDSQKLVIYNWGDYIDPELLTQFTEETGIQVQYETFDSNEAMYTKIKQGGTTYDIAIPSEYMINKMKDEDLLVPLDYSKLEGLENIGPEFLNQSFDPGNKFSIPYFWGTLGIVYNETMVDEAPEHWDDLWKPEYKNSIMLFDGAREVLGLGLNSLGYSLNSKDTQQLEETVDKLYKLTPNIKAIVADEMKGYMIQNNAAIGVTFSGEASQMLEKNENLRYVVPTEASNLWFDNMVIPKTVKNQDAAYAFINFMLKPENALKNAEYVGYSTPNLPAKELLPEEKKEDKAFYPDAETMKHLEVYEKFNHKWTGKYSDLFLQFKMYRK; this is encoded by the coding sequence ATGAAAAAACTCTATTCATTTTTAGCAGGAATTGTAGCCATTATCCTCGTCTTGTGGGGAATTGCGACGCATTTAGATAGTAAAATCAATAGCCGAGATAGTCAAAAACTGGTTATCTACAACTGGGGGGACTATATAGATCCTGAACTCTTGACTCAGTTCACAGAAGAAACAGGAATCCAAGTCCAGTACGAGACTTTTGACTCCAATGAAGCCATGTATACCAAGATCAAGCAGGGTGGAACGACCTACGATATTGCCATTCCTAGTGAATACATGATTAACAAGATGAAGGACGAAGACCTCTTGGTACCGCTTGATTATTCAAAACTTGAAGGTCTTGAAAATATCGGACCAGAGTTTCTCAACCAGTCCTTTGACCCAGGCAATAAATTCTCTATCCCTTACTTCTGGGGAACCTTAGGAATTGTCTACAATGAAACCATGGTAGATGAGGCTCCTGAGCATTGGGACGACCTCTGGAAACCAGAGTATAAGAACTCTATCATGCTCTTTGATGGGGCGCGTGAGGTATTGGGACTGGGTCTCAACTCCCTCGGCTACAGCCTCAACTCCAAGGATACCCAGCAGTTGGAAGAAACAGTGGACAAGCTCTATAAATTGACTCCAAATATCAAGGCCATCGTTGCCGACGAGATGAAGGGTTACATGATTCAGAATAACGCTGCTATCGGAGTGACCTTCTCTGGTGAAGCCAGCCAAATGCTAGAAAAAAATGAAAACCTACGCTATGTGGTACCGACTGAGGCCAGCAACCTTTGGTTTGACAATATGGTCATTCCAAAAACCGTGAAAAACCAAGATGCCGCCTATGCCTTTATCAATTTTATGTTGAAACCTGAAAATGCTCTCAAAAATGCAGAGTATGTCGGCTATTCAACTCCAAACCTACCAGCTAAGGAACTGCTCCCAGAGGAGAAAAAAGAAGACAAGGCCTTCTATCCAGATGCTGAAACCATGAAACACCTAGAAGTTTACGAGAAATTTAACCATAAATGGACAGGCAAATACAGCGACCTCTTCCTACAGTTTAAAATGTATCGGAAGTAG